Genomic window (Catenulispora sp. MAP5-51):
CAAAAGTGGTGTTTCTGACCTGCGGGAATGCGCCTTTATCAGCCTTCGTTGATGCTGCCGGAGGTGTGGGACAGCCGAGACGAAGAAGAGCGGGCGAAGGCCGTGGGAGGTCGAGGACGGTCTGTGGGAGCGGATCGAGCCGCTGTTGCCGCAGGTCGAGCATCCTCACTCCTCACCCGGTTTCCCGGCTGCGATGCGGCCGGGGACCCGGCTGCTTGCCGGGCTCGTATGCTTCATGCGACCCGCGCAGAAAGGCTCATGACGGTGGTGTTGCGAACCGGATCCATCCTCTCCCCGGAGTTCGACAGGGATCCCTACTCCCATTTCGCCTACCTGCGCGAGAGCGAGCCGGTCTACCTGGAGCCGGGCATCGGCTACTTCATCAGCCGGTACGCCGATGTCGAGCGGGCCCTCCGCAACGACACCGTCTACACCACGCAGTCCCTCGTCGAGCGGGCCGAGCCGGTGATGCGGGGGCGGGTCCTGGCGCAGATGACCGGGGCGGAGCACAACCAGAAGCGGCGCCTGGTCGTCCAGGGGTACACCGGGGCGCTGCTCAAGGCGCAGGTGCCCAGGGTCCGGGCCAACGCCGCGACGCTGATCCGGCCGTTCCTGGACACCGGGCGCGTCGACCTGGTGAACGACTTCGGTAAGCAGCTGGCGGTCTGGGTCACCCTCGACAGCCTGGATCTGCCTCGCGACGACTGGGAGCAGGTCGCCGAGTGGCACGCCGGCATCGCGAAGTTCATCACGAGCCTCGCTCTCACCGACGAGGAGCGGGCGCACTGCGTCCGGTGCGGGGAGCTCCTTGAGGAGTACCTGACGCCGTTCATCGAGGAGCGGCGACGGAATCCGGCCGGCGACCTGATATCGGTGCTCAGCACGGCCGCGGGTGACGCCCGGATGGAGCGGCGGGACGTCGTCGCGCTGTGTCTCAATGTGCTGCTCGCGGCCACGGAGCCGATCGACAAGACCCTCGCGTACCTCTTCCGGCACCTCGCCGACCACCCCGAGCAGTTCGCCATGCTCCGGGCCGATCCCGGCCTGCTCACCGCGGCCCTGGCCGAGACGCTCCGCTACACGCCCCCGGTCCATCTGGTTCCTCGGCTGGTGATCGAGCCGGTCACCATCGCCGGAGCCGAGGTCCCGGCGGGCGACGTGGTCTTCAGCATGATCGCGGCCGCCAACCGCGACCCGTCGGTGTTCAGCGCGCCCGACACCTTCGACCTCCGACGCACCGACCTCGGAGCCAACCGCTCCTTCACGGCGGCGGCCACGCACATGGCCTTCGGCACCGGGCTCCACGCCTGCATCGGCGCCGCCTACGCCCGCGCCGAGCTCGAGACCGTCGCCGGTCTGCTGCTGGAACTCATGGACGACATCGCGGTGTCCGCCGACGACACCCGCGAGGAGACGGGCCTGTACACCCGCGGCCCCAAGACCCTTCACCTCGAGTTCAGCCTTTCCAGGGAAGGGAAGCAGCTCGTCGGCGTCTGAACCCTGACACCCCGGTCTCGTGCGCCGGCCGGACGGAGCGGGCCAAATCGCCAGGCCCGAGACAGGGCCTAGATATATGCGCCACGAACGCATATAGTTGGGGTCATGGACGGGACCACGATCTTCATCCAGAGCCACTTCCATCGCGGCTATCGGCAGACCACCAACGGGGAGACCGCGGACCGCGCACAGTCCGCACCCCGCATCACCCACCTCGGCAACCAGATCCGGGAGGGGACGGCGATCATGCACGACGCCTGCTCCGACGGCAACCAGAGGCGCGACCGCCGAGATGCCCGGGATCGGGAACTCGCCCGGGCGAGGTGAACCCCGCGGGCCGACTCGGCCGTCGTGTCGTGGGCGACTGAACGCCCACGCATCTTGAAACAGTCCGTACGCACATCGGCTGGCGCGTGTCGCCCGCCGAGGCGTGACGGGTAGCAGAGCTCCGGGGGGCGATCCCGCCGGCGCGCCCATCGGGACTCGCATCGGTCCCGCGCCATCATCGTGATCTTCCGGTGGCTCCCCTGAGCCGGCTGTCCGGCTCGACCGATCCGCTCGGTCGCCTCGTCATTTCCCTTCATCACCCCTAGCCGCGGCCCGGCCGCGCGCGCGGGCATCCCTTTCCCTTCCACAGTCAGTGATCAATCACTCAATTCAAGGAGAACCCGTGTCCCAGCATGCCCAAAACCCCTCATCACGCCGCTGGTGGGCACTCGCGCTCCTAGCGCTCGCCCAGTTCGTCGTCGTCCTCGACGCCTCGATCGTCAACATCGCCCTGCCCTCGATCGGGCGCGGCCTCGACTTCTCCCAGGACGGCCTGACCTGGGTCGTCAACGCCTACGTGCTGACCTTCGGCGGGGCGCTGCTGCTCGGCGGCCGCCTGGCCGACCTGCTCGGCCGCCGCCGCGTCTTCATCGCCGGCCTGCTGGTCTTCTCCGTCGGCTCGCTGGCCGGCGGACTGGCCCAGACCGGGGCCGAGCTGATCGCCGCCCGCGCTCTCCAGGGGCTGGGCGGGGCGCTGCTCGCGCCGGCCGCGCTGTCGCTGGTGACGACCCTGTTCGTAGAAGGCGCGGACCGCAACAAGGCCATGGGCGTGTGGGGCGCGGTCGCCGGGTCCGGGGGCGCCGCCGGCGTCCTGCTCGGCGGCGTGCTCACCAGCGCGCTCGGCTGGCGCTGGGTGCTGTTCGTCAACGTGCCGGTGGGCCTCGCGGCCGCCGTGCTGACGCCGCTGGTGGTGGCCGAGTCCCGGCAGGCGGGGCAGCGCGGGATCGACCTGCCCGGCGCCGTCGCGGTCACCGGCGGGCTCAGCGCCCTGGTCTACGCCCTGGTCGGGGCCGGCACCGCGGGCTGGACCTCGGTCCGCACCCTGGGCCTGCTGGGCGCCGCGGTAGTGCTGCTGGGCGTCTTCGTCCTGATCGAGCGCCGCGCCGCGGCCCCGCTGGTCCCGCTGCGGATCTTCCGGCTGCCCGGAGTGCGCGCCGCCAACATCGTCGGCGTGTTGATCGGGGCCGCGATGTTCGGGATGTTCTTCATCGTCACCATGTACCTGCAGCAGGTCCTCGGGTACAGCCCGCTGCGCTCGGGCCTGGCCCAGCTGCCCCTCGGCGTGGCGCTCGTCGCCGCCGCCGGCCTCGCCTCGCCGCTGGTGACCCGCCTGGGCGCCAAGCCGGTCCTGATCTCCGGCGTCCTGGTCTTCGCGGCCGGGATGGCCTGGTTCACCCGCATCGGCGTGCACAGCGGCTTCACCGCCGGCCTGCTCGGCCCGTCCCTGCTGGTGGCCGCCGGCCTCGGCCTGGCCTTCGTGCCGCTGACCATCGCCTCGACCGAGGGCGTCAGCGGCGAGGAGGTCGGCCTGGCGAGCGGGCTGATCAACACCTCCCAGCAGATCGGCGGCGCCGTCGGCCTGGCCGTCCTGGCCACCGTCGCCACCACCCGCACCGGCCACCTCGCGGCCGCCGGCCACGCCGTCAAGTCCGCGCTGACGGGCGGCTACCAGACCGCCTTCTGGGTCGGCACCGGCCTGCTCGTGGCCGCCGCGCTCGCCGCCGCGGAGTTGCTGCCGCGCGGCGCCTCGGCCGGCGCCGGCCTGGAGACCGCTCCAGCTGACGAGGCCGAGCGGCCCGTGCCCGTCGCCGTCTGAGGCCACTCAGCCCTCTGAAACCACTCATCTGAAGGAGCCGAAAAATGAAGCACCACTCGCCCCGGACCATAGCCACGCTGATCGGCACCACCGCCGTCGTCGCGGCGGTCGCGACCGCCGGTGCCGGCACCGCCGACGCCTCCGCCAGCCGGCACCTGCCGAAGATCGTCGACGCCTGGGCCGCGGCCTGGAACGGCACCGCGCCGGGCGCGCTCGGCGCCCTGTTCACCGCGGACGGCACCTACACCGACCACGGAGTCGGCGCCGTCTTCCACGGCAGCGAGGGGATCGCCGGGTGGAAGGCCCACGCCGACGACCTCATCGACGGAGTCCACGTCACCGTGCGCGCCGCCTACCGCGACGGCGACCACATCACGATCGAGGCGGTCTACGCCGGCCACCTCAAGGGCGCCCCACATCCGTTCGCGGTCCCGATGGCCACCCTCCTCGACCTCCGCGACCCGCACCAGATCACTTCCGACCAGGACTTCTACAGCCTCACCGACGTCCTGGCCCAGTCCGGCCTGCCCGCCGGCTGGACCCCGCAGCACTGAGCTCATCCGAACCGACTCATCCGAACCGGAACCCCACCACCAAGAAGATCGGAAACGACGATGAACACCTCTTCCCAGCCGAAGTCCCCCCGCACCAGGTCCGGCCGCTGGCTCGCCATCACCGCCGCGGCGGCCGCGGCGGTCGGGGCGGCGGTGACGGCCCTGCCGGCCGACGCCGTCACCCCGGCTTACGCGGGACCCGGCATCACCTGGAGTCCGTGCACTGATCCTGACTTCCACGGGATGGACTGCGGCACGCTGAAGGCCCCCGTCGACTACGCTCACCCCGGCGGGCCCCAGGTCACCCTCTCGATGGTGCGCCGGTCCGCGACCGACAAGGCCCACCGCGTCGGCACCCTGGTGCTCAACGACGGCGCCGGCGGCTCCAGCATCGAGCAGCTGCGGTACGCGCTGCGCTTCGGGCTCGCCGGCACGCCGCTGGCCCAGCGGTTCGACGTCGTCGCCATGGACCCGCGCGGCATCGGCCACAGCCAGGGCATCCACTGCACCCGGCCGGCGATCGCGCCAGGCGTCACGGATCAGCCCCCCAGCCAGGCGCAGTTCGACGCGCTGGTCGCGAACAACAAGGCCTTCGCGGCGGACTGCCTGCGCGAGAACGGACCGCTGCTGACCCACATGGACATGCGCACCACGGCGCGCGACTTCGACCGGCTGCGCACCGCCCTGCACGAGCGCCAGCTGAACTGGTACGGCATCCAGTACAGCGACCTGCTCGGCCGCACCTACGCCCAGGAGTTCCCCGGGCGGCTGCGAACCATGGTCCTGGACACCGCCGAGGACGACACCCTGCCTCCGGTCGAGCACGTGGCGATGGAGATGGCGACCGCCGAGCAGGCCTTCGACCGCTTCGTCGCCTGGTGCGGCACGACCGACTCCTGCGCCCTGCACGGAAAGGACGTCGCCGCCGTCTTCGACCGGCTCGTGGCCGGCGCCGACGCCACGCCCATCCCGGTGAAGGGCACGAACCGGACTCTCACCGGCCGCGAGATCCAGGCGGTCACGCAGGACTACATGGTCATCAAGGAGCCGGGCTGGCCGGCCCTGGCGGGAGCCATCAGCCAAGCCCTCGCCGGCGACGCCACCGGATTCAGCCACGACTTCGACAAGACCCTGGACTACA
Coding sequences:
- a CDS encoding DHA2 family efflux MFS transporter permease subunit; this translates as MSQHAQNPSSRRWWALALLALAQFVVVLDASIVNIALPSIGRGLDFSQDGLTWVVNAYVLTFGGALLLGGRLADLLGRRRVFIAGLLVFSVGSLAGGLAQTGAELIAARALQGLGGALLAPAALSLVTTLFVEGADRNKAMGVWGAVAGSGGAAGVLLGGVLTSALGWRWVLFVNVPVGLAAAVLTPLVVAESRQAGQRGIDLPGAVAVTGGLSALVYALVGAGTAGWTSVRTLGLLGAAVVLLGVFVLIERRAAAPLVPLRIFRLPGVRAANIVGVLIGAAMFGMFFIVTMYLQQVLGYSPLRSGLAQLPLGVALVAAAGLASPLVTRLGAKPVLISGVLVFAAGMAWFTRIGVHSGFTAGLLGPSLLVAAGLGLAFVPLTIASTEGVSGEEVGLASGLINTSQQIGGAVGLAVLATVATTRTGHLAAAGHAVKSALTGGYQTAFWVGTGLLVAAALAAAELLPRGASAGAGLETAPADEAERPVPVAV
- a CDS encoding alpha/beta fold hydrolase, whose amino-acid sequence is MNTSSQPKSPRTRSGRWLAITAAAAAAVGAAVTALPADAVTPAYAGPGITWSPCTDPDFHGMDCGTLKAPVDYAHPGGPQVTLSMVRRSATDKAHRVGTLVLNDGAGGSSIEQLRYALRFGLAGTPLAQRFDVVAMDPRGIGHSQGIHCTRPAIAPGVTDQPPSQAQFDALVANNKAFAADCLRENGPLLTHMDMRTTARDFDRLRTALHERQLNWYGIQYSDLLGRTYAQEFPGRLRTMVLDTAEDDTLPPVEHVAMEMATAEQAFDRFVAWCGTTDSCALHGKDVAAVFDRLVAGADATPIPVKGTNRTLTGREIQAVTQDYMVIKEPGWPALAGAISQALAGDATGFSHDFDKTLDYTQMQAVSCLDEPPAATTYPQLAQLEALARHTSPHLGGHVQSWTATTHCVGWPAPAHSPAPSAPVEGAPAALILQSTHQTLSAYSWAFGLAAQLPGSRVLSVEGDDYSVYITDACAARTASDYLIDRTLPAVGTMCD
- a CDS encoding cytochrome P450, with the translated sequence MTVVLRTGSILSPEFDRDPYSHFAYLRESEPVYLEPGIGYFISRYADVERALRNDTVYTTQSLVERAEPVMRGRVLAQMTGAEHNQKRRLVVQGYTGALLKAQVPRVRANAATLIRPFLDTGRVDLVNDFGKQLAVWVTLDSLDLPRDDWEQVAEWHAGIAKFITSLALTDEERAHCVRCGELLEEYLTPFIEERRRNPAGDLISVLSTAAGDARMERRDVVALCLNVLLAATEPIDKTLAYLFRHLADHPEQFAMLRADPGLLTAALAETLRYTPPVHLVPRLVIEPVTIAGAEVPAGDVVFSMIAAANRDPSVFSAPDTFDLRRTDLGANRSFTAAATHMAFGTGLHACIGAAYARAELETVAGLLLELMDDIAVSADDTREETGLYTRGPKTLHLEFSLSREGKQLVGV
- a CDS encoding nuclear transport factor 2 family protein, giving the protein MKHHSPRTIATLIGTTAVVAAVATAGAGTADASASRHLPKIVDAWAAAWNGTAPGALGALFTADGTYTDHGVGAVFHGSEGIAGWKAHADDLIDGVHVTVRAAYRDGDHITIEAVYAGHLKGAPHPFAVPMATLLDLRDPHQITSDQDFYSLTDVLAQSGLPAGWTPQH